The DNA sequence TCTGTTTTGTTTGTGATGTTTAAAGGGTACTAATGCTTAACGTGAGTCAGTAATAGAGTCTGTACATGTCTTGCTCTTATTGAGAGACACAAGAGGCCAATGAAAGCAGCTCACCACTGTTTTGTGGTACGGATTGAtgcttttcttctctttttcttttttaccttactttttatgctatttttacCATCACACAATTCATCGAAAATGTTTTACTTTGTGAATATAACAATTTGAGtgaaactgttaaaaaaaaaaaataggctaACTAGACAAATATATTTGACTACTGTAGCTGTAGCAGTACACagagatacatatatatatatattatattatatatcattgtTTGATCAGATTGAAGATTCCATTGGAGGTCAAGACTAAGAAGTTATAGAACCACTTCTACAATTACTATAGAGAATTTAAACCACACTTGACAGCAGGTATATATAGAGTCTGCTGTCAAATCTATATAACCGACTTGAAATCTCTCTACAAGAAAACTATTAGCTTAGAAAGTAGTTAAGGTTAGAATGACATTTAGTTTAGCTTGAAATTAATTGGTCGCAGGTGGAATAAAATTTAGAGCTTGTAATATGGTTATCTTACACGTATTACAGATAGTTAGGActtgttttaatatttatgaacaTTGTTTTTACTGATACAAACTTTATTACTACACAACACTTTTATATAGGgccaagctcattatttttctTGGAAGAAAGAATTTGTATTaaatgaaacaaaacaaaacaaaacatatccctattttctctttctctttccctttaatttctattataaataaataaatattccaaGGAAGAAAATGGTATTGAATGAAAGGGGAGTTGGCTGGGTTGGGCTAAGGGGGTGGTAGTAAGGAGGCATTAAGATAAGTGTAAGTGATGATGTCAGGACAGGAGGCAAAGGAAAAACTATTGGTTACAAGGAGGTATGGATTTGTTTGGTTGCACTTGAAagcacttttttctttttcctttcttttctttttcctttatttttttcttgaaggATGTCAATTGGCAGCAAAGTGTCAGACAAGTGCACTGAGGTGAGGACTGTTTGGACCTCTGTATACCCTGCCCCAAAACACATGCCCCTTCCCTTCTCCTTTAATGTGCCTCAACTAACTCACTCACCCTTTACCCTTATGTTCATGAATCCATATCAAATATCTCATCTTAGCTTCATTTCACCCCTTCAACACACCTATTTCCAATATTAGTAGTGTCACACTCATCTACCCATGTTAAGCAaaacttccttttttttttttttaatgtatatatttgtaaattttttatttttattttctttttcttaaaacAATTAATAGTTGAAGTGCACACTGTCTAAAGCTCACCTGAGGATGCTTCTTTGACTATACCAAAGACTTCTTTTCTTGACTGTGTGAAACACAATCTTGTATTATAGTGCTGTGGCTTTTTCCAAAAATGATGTAAAAAGttatcttcttttttcttttactttccTTCTTTTGGTTTTGGACGAGATCCAGCTACTCTTGTAAAATACAAGTTAGGGATATTTACTGTCATTCTGAGATCCTATTGGTTAATTTGTTATATCTATCTCTTATCCTATTGATTTTAtacattaattattagtttGTTCAAATGTCTCATTACACAAATATGTTCTGAAAAAAAGTAATCATGATAAGCTTGAAACTATTACTTAAGACTTAAACTCAGCGCCTCTTCCTTTCTACTGGTGTGGGGTTCTTTTCTTTAAATGCTTTTTCTacccttaaaaataaaactaaaaaatttactcactttttgcaataaaattttttgaaacctGGACCTACCAGTTGACTGACTCTGGTTAATTGATCATTCAGCTTTATTGTTTTTAACTCCAATGCGCTACAGAACTAGGAACAAACcccacataaaaaaaaatatctgtaCTAATAGTCTATTTCTTCACCAATCCAGGGTAAAGATAGAACCTTATGGACAAAACATCTTGGTTTAAAATGTGGACTtgggattaattaattaatattatttagatAAGATTCTTTCTCCTTTCTCATACCCCATTTCGTCCTTCTAATTAATAATGATCATTTACATTAATACACatttataccattttttttGGCTAATTTATACTAACCATattaatttgaagatatatatatgataacTAATTTTTATCAATGAGTTTTAAacgtttttttctttctttttgttgctCAAGTTAAAaagcatatatataatacacaAGTTATTAGAAATGAATAAAACGAGTAAAAAATTACCAGATGATATGGTGAATCATTTTAATTAAGCTCAccatcatttatatatatatcattctgATTACATATGttgattaattatataaacTCCTTGCAGCTAATATATTAAAGGGAAACTCGATCCACAGAAAAAGTGGACTGATCCATTTGAGAGTAAAGGGATTATTTGGCTACAAGTTAATGACTACTTTGGTTCTGGAATCTTAGGGTGCAGCTTTGAAAGGGAACCAACCCACAAATGGACTGGCATATTTCAGTACTAGGACATATTCCAATTAATGGAGTCAagttataattatcttataacAAAGAAAAACTTCACTCAGAAGAAAGTACGAATGCCCCTGATTTTTTAGCTAGCTAGACTCATAGTTAATAAGGTACTATAAGTTATCtactatattaattataaatttcaaaACAAAAACTCACAGACATATATTGAAATGTGTCAATAGTAACATTTTATTATTAACGCTCTCAGCCTGTCTTATTCCAGAAACAGTGTAACGATTAATGCGATTAATTATAAAGCCATATAATATATGTTTGTACGTGCGTGACGATATCTATATTgtgatatatttattaattcataTGAACATTTCCCAAGTTAAATCTgaattgtatatatttaatatgcTAGCTAAGGTCTTTTATGACATGTAATATATacgatatataaatatatatgccaCCACGTACGTGGCATGCGCTCTAATATTCCATTTTTATCAAACCTTACCGGAAGGGAACCTCTATAGTCCACACATACGAAATCCATCGAAATACTTTGAAAGTGACTAAAAAAAGCAAGGAAATGGTTCCCACTATGATTTTAGCTGTCACTTTGTCTGCTTATATAAGTCTCAAATCTCTTCCCATGTGACCATATTGGACCACAATTTCCATATCCTCGATGTATTATTCATTAATAcaccatatatataatttcacaCCGTATAATATGTTTATCTTTCGTTTTCCTCATACAGTTGGGCTATgatcatttaattaaaacatgcaataagcttgattatatatgtaataatgaTCGTCCTTTGGGACCTTTGCATGTCGTGATCATGATTAGAAACTTCCTCTTAAATGATCACGAGGATCCAAACTAGCATGGGGCACCAAAATAATATGCTCTTGCTATATCTTTCTAATTATATACTTGTGGCTATCTTTCATTCCATTGTGGATCGATCGAATGGCCTCATCATCATCAAGTTGCCCAAATAAtgcatataattattatatatatacacacaccaCACCTAGCTTATTACTCATACCAACAAAAGCTGATCAGAATCATCATTAATATAGCATATCTAGTTATATTATGAAGATGATTcacattatcttccttgtagtTTCTATCTTATTCTCCACCTCAAACGCTCTGACTCAGGACTTTTGCGTGGCTGACGTGAAAGCCTCAGACACCCCAGCAGGCTTTCCATGCAAGAACGCCGCTGATGTCACAGTCGACGATTTCGTGTTCGATGGCCTCAAAATGTCCGGAAACACAACCAACATTATCAGCGCCGCAGTAACACCAGCATTCGTGGCTCAGTTCCCTGGTCTGAACGGTCTCGGCTTGTCCATGGCTAGGCTCGACTTGGCTCCCAAAGGAGTCATCCCGTTCCACACTCACCCTGCTGCTTCGGAGATACTTGTGGTGTTGAGAGGCGCTATCACGGCTGGCTTCGTGTCATCATCGGCCAACACGGTTTACGTGAAGACACTTAGGAAAGGAGATATCATGGTTTTCCCACAAGGGTTACTCCATTTTCAGTTGAATACTGGTAAAACTCATGCTAATGCTTTTGTTAGCTTTAACAGCCCTAACCCTGGTCTTCAAATCCTTGATTTTGCTTTGTTTGCCAATAATTTGCCATCTTCTTTGGTGGGGGCTACCACTTTCCTCGACCTTGCTCAAATCAAGAAGCTCAAGTCTGTTCTTGGTGGGTCCGGCTAATTAAgcttattgattttttttaatttttgtttgtttgttttaattAAGTGCATTGATTTTTATGTCTAGTACGTTACGTACGTACGTTTTTATACGTACTTACGTAGCTAGTTCGATTGATTGTAAATCGTTTTGGTTTACGAGTAATAATAATCTGTTTGATGAGCTGTTCCATGTATGCGCCCAATTATGATTCGTGGTATTTATTATCATGAATGATTGTTTATGGATTTTTTTATTCAtcagtttcttttttctttcttttcaattAATGATTATGTTCCATTTTAAGTTCTGGAAATGCCGTGGTTGTTAAGTTACTTTTTGTGTGTGAGGATGCCAACACGGTCAGAGAAAAAGAGTGCTATAAATAATGAcgggtatatatattatatattttctttcatttaaaaaaaaataaaaaatccataCAAAACTTCTGTTAGACAATTTTCatttcacaaaaatataaaataaaactgTGAAATTGTAATCCACAAATAAATCAGCCATGATATATTAATGATTGAAATTAATTAACTTAAATTACACATACATTGCTAGTCATAcaaacaattaataattaaaacagCATTCATTtcgcaaaaaataaaaaataaaactgtgAAATTATAATCCACAATAAATCGGCCATGATATATTAATGATTGAAATTAATTAACTTAAATTATTACACATACATTAATTGCTATATAGTCATACAAAGAGAATGGGGCTTAACACTTTCTATATAAGTCACCCATTATCATTAGTTAAcaatattttcttaagttatattaaattttatatattttttttaatcttgaattttattaaatcaCCAAATTAGCCCATACGTACAACTCTAACTCAATAGGAATATCACTCTCTTTGAAAACTCGATCTGTACAAAAAAAAAGATGACGCTCTAATGATTAAAacaccaataacaatattacTCCGAAAGGGTGCTAaacactaataatattttttaataatttttttattaaaaatatctaatatatatctatctatgattaaaacactaaaaaaaGTGTAGTGCAACTTTTGTGTGTTGGGTATTATTCAATCTTGTTTGCAGCAATAAATGAGCCATTATTACATGGATTCCATAAGATGGAATTTAGAAATGGGCTTTTTTTTGTCTGATATTGCGAAGAGGGCAACTAAAATGATTTAAGTACTTGGACGTAAACTATAGTGAGCCCATTTGATATATGGATGGCGAAGtttatctttctttcttttttatgaaTGGACTCGATCGAAGCTGTTTGGGCTGATTGATTGGGAGTGAAAGGCCGTGAATCTCAGAGCAAGTTTTAGTTTTTCTACTTGACAAGTTGAGCAAGGGAATATGTTATAATTTTAAGCTTTTTAATAAGAAACTGACAAACATATACAAGCGCTGCATGCCTAGTGCTTGCATAACTTCACGCCAATTTGGGTATTGAGAGTGAAATAATTGGCttggagaaagagaaagaatggTACTTTGGTATAGTAAAACAAGtggatgtgtttaattttcagcaaaaaaaaaaaaagtggatgtgtttaaaattaattaaaattaaaattctctttcgTCTATTTTGGGCTCTCCTTGATTAACTACTAGAAAGTTGGCAGTAACTAATTTTAGgaattctttcaaaaaatacaaaatttaggGAAAAGAAATTCTTAATTGGtttcacatttttatttttactcaatattaaaaaaaaataaacatttttttCATCACAATATATACCATAATACACGTACCACACACAGCCGAATATTACACATAATTTGATAATTTTTCCACACAGCCGAATATTACACATaattaattagataatttttccatctcaaaaaaaaaaaaaattaagataattacataaaacattttttttttgaagaaaaacgtattccattaataaaataagttagacctcacggtcacaattatataaaatattatttttttatattttctgtaaataaattttaaaaattataaaaatatttaaaattccgtacaactgtattttaataatttttttatcatttttgtgtatttgtgaaatattcCCTAATTTTTATACCTACCAAACTTTAAATGtaatgtatttaattttttttcagtaATATGTatttagtttattattaattaatttgtttatttgggCAATGCATATTTTTAGTGcttatttaatgttattttttgataattattaTGAGCATTGTTATGAGACACCAAGATGTTTAGTATTATTATGAGATGATATTCTATaatggctaattagtaattatttccttttgaactttgacatgtattaaatcgtgccccctgaacttttttagccgttaaaaatttcccctcaactattgagattgttaaatttaaggacttttgtctaattttagtaaaaaaattctaacataacgaaagttcaagggacatgatttaatacatatcaaagtttgagatgcatgatttggtagatattaaagtctggggagcatgttttagtacataaacaatcactgaaacagtaaaattgaatgaaattaaacaaaagtccttaaatttaacaatctcaatagtttggggagaatttttaacggccaaaaaagttcagggggcacgatttactgcatgtcaaagttcaggaggaaaaattactaattagccttctATAATTGATTAGCGTTTTTCACCTAACACCACTATAAGATAACACCCTATAATTAGTTgagaatttttataatttttattaaagtaaaataaatagaaccgatattgaattgtaccaatattaatattatgatGACCTTTAGTCATTCTCAGTCATTATTGTTGCTGTATTAAACATTATCAAGTCTtattaatacaatttaatatcctATATTAcatactttaaatttaaaactagGGTAAAAAAATACCAAGTACTTGTGTTAAGGCTCTAATCTCATGGGTAGAAAGAAATCACAGGAGATTAATAGCAATCCTTGTAATAAATACCACATGATGTTGGTCTCATATATAATAGGGTAGTTGTCCGAGTGAGTACAGAGTACGTGCCTACGTGGTCtacctaaaacaataaaataataacaaacaacaacaataatgataatgataataataataataataataataataataataataataataataataataataatgaacgTATTAAATGATCAGAACAGATTATATTAAGTTGAAGAGAATCACGTGCATGTCATATATCTATTTAATCAAACCTCCTCACTAGGTGATGATCATTAATTCTTAATTAGCAATTGGTCAACGGATCATTGTCAATAAGTGGCTAACAaactaaataatatatcatttttacacagaaaataatatatacatataagctTAAAGCTGGGTAACAATTACAGCTGCTCAATCAATAATAGCTCGTATACACCTTT is a window from the Cannabis sativa cultivar Pink pepper isolate KNU-18-1 chromosome 1, ASM2916894v1, whole genome shotgun sequence genome containing:
- the LOC115708243 gene encoding germin-like protein subfamily 3 member 1 translates to MKMIHIIFLVVSILFSTSNALTQDFCVADVKASDTPAGFPCKNAADVTVDDFVFDGLKMSGNTTNIISAAVTPAFVAQFPGLNGLGLSMARLDLAPKGVIPFHTHPAASEILVVLRGAITAGFVSSSANTVYVKTLRKGDIMVFPQGLLHFQLNTGKTHANAFVSFNSPNPGLQILDFALFANNLPSSLVGATTFLDLAQIKKLKSVLGGSG